The Chryseobacterium shigense genome segment TGGAGTAAAAGTTCTTTCAGCGTCCATTTTCCTTCGGCATAAGCAAAAAGAGACTGTTCTTCTGTAAGGTTTGAATACAGTTTTACCGTTTTCTCACCTGAAATTTTTAATTCTTCGATCCAGTTTTCAGAAGGAATCTGGTCTAAATATCTTTGTACGTATTTTTGAAAATCTGACATATTTTTTTAACTATAAATGATGAGTAATAAGCAATGGGTGATCATTAACTAATATCGTAAAATTTACTATCGACCATTCCCATTTTAATTCTCTCTGTTCGTCCATTCATAAAAGTTCACAGCATCATAAAGCTCGAAGCCGCATGCGGGATATAACCGGTTCCCTACATCATTGCTTTTTCCTGTTTCCAGAAGGACTCCGCAGGCGTTTGATGATCTGCAAAGTTGTTTTGCTTCATCAATCAGTTCTTTGGAATAGCCTTTTCCTCTGTGGTTTTCATTTACATAAAGATCGTTCAGCAGCCAGTAACGCTGCATTCTTGTGGAGGAAAATATAGGATAAAGTTGAACAAATCCCGTAAGTTCACCATCTTTTTCTGAAACAAATATTTCGGAATCTTTATTGTTAATTCTTTCCTGTAGAAAGTTTCCAGCAGAAGAAATATCTGATTCTTTGTGATAAAAAATTCTGTACTGGTCAAACAGCCCTGCCAACTGATTCAGGTCTTGAATGGTAGCTTTTCTGGTATTTTTCATATTGATTATAAATGATGGTCGTAACTCAGTACTCTTTTCATTTTCCACTGTTTATTCTCCAGAAGCCATAAAATAGTAAATTTTGCACGGCTTCCTTTCACCCATTTTGCATTGGAAAATTCAAAAAATTCATGCTCTCCTTCCTGTACAAAAGCATACAGGGCATTATTGCTGTATAACGGGTAAACTTTCATGCTGTTGGGAACAAGATCTCTTCTTACTTTATTCGGACTTCCGCAGATATTGTTTTTAATGGAAGCAATGAAAGCTGTCTTTCCCTCTGTGATTCCGCCTTTATCATGATAAAATTCCAGATCATCACTGATGACAGTATCATAATGAGAAAGATCGCATTTATTAAATCCTATATCAAATATCAGGCTGTCCAGCTTTTTAGCTGTTTTATACAATTCATCGGTAGTTTTTACCTGAGAATATGCAATCTGGCTGAAAAAGCTTAAGATTAAAAATAACTGAATCCTTCTCATGATGATTGATGTTAAAGGATTAAGAAAATGCTCTCTCAAGATCTGCAATAAGATCTTCCGAGTCTTCAATACCAACGCTTAAACGAACCAAATCGTCTGTAATACCCAGCTCTTCACGTTTATCTGCCGGAATGGAAGCATGTGTCATCAATGCTGGATGATTCGCTAAAGATTCTACTCCTCCCAAAGATTCAGCCAAAGTAAATACTTTTAGTCTTTCCAGAAATTTAACAGCATCTTCTTTTTTACCTGATTTGAATGTGAAGGAAACCATTCCCCCTGATTCTTTCATCTGGGATTTGGCAAGTTCATACTGAGGATGAGATTCTAAACCAGGGTAAATTACTTTATCTACTGCCGGATGGGTTTCAAGATATTTTGCTACAGCGAGTCCGTTATCTGAATGACGCTGCATTCTTATTGCTAAAGTCTTGATTCCTCTTAAAACAAGGTAAGAATCGTGCGGACCTAAAATACCACCGCTTGCAAACTGAATAAAGTGAAGTTTTTCGCCCAACTCTGCATCTTTTGCAATCAAAGCTCCGGCAATTACATCGGAATGTCCGCCTAAATATTTCGTAGCTGAGTGCATTACGATATCTGCTCCAAGGTCA includes the following:
- a CDS encoding GNAT family N-acetyltransferase → MKNTRKATIQDLNQLAGLFDQYRIFYHKESDISSAGNFLQERINNKDSEIFVSEKDGELTGFVQLYPIFSSTRMQRYWLLNDLYVNENHRGKGYSKELIDEAKQLCRSSNACGVLLETGKSNDVGNRLYPACGFELYDAVNFYEWTNREN
- a CDS encoding nuclear transport factor 2 family protein; its protein translation is MRRIQLFLILSFFSQIAYSQVKTTDELYKTAKKLDSLIFDIGFNKCDLSHYDTVISDDLEFYHDKGGITEGKTAFIASIKNNICGSPNKVRRDLVPNSMKVYPLYSNNALYAFVQEGEHEFFEFSNAKWVKGSRAKFTILWLLENKQWKMKRVLSYDHHL